The following are encoded together in the Mesoterricola sediminis genome:
- a CDS encoding 23S rRNA (pseudouridine(1915)-N(3))-methyltransferase RlmH, whose protein sequence is MYPIRLITVGRPKTGPIRDLDQHYRTLLKAHARLDVDELPEGRGDAARQLKEEAERIRARLEGIRCPVLLCAEGPARTSEDFARWLGVRMDRGESLAFAIGSSHGLDPALKGEVREQLSLSPMTFPHDLSRVLFLEQLYRAFTILKGGPYHK, encoded by the coding sequence TTGTACCCCATCCGCCTCATCACCGTCGGACGTCCGAAGACCGGGCCGATCCGCGATCTGGACCAGCACTACCGCACGCTGCTCAAGGCCCATGCCCGCCTGGACGTGGACGAGCTTCCGGAGGGGCGGGGCGATGCGGCCCGCCAGCTCAAGGAAGAGGCCGAGCGCATCCGGGCCCGTCTGGAAGGCATCCGCTGTCCCGTCCTCCTGTGCGCGGAAGGGCCCGCCCGGACCTCCGAGGACTTCGCCCGCTGGCTCGGGGTCCGGATGGACCGGGGCGAGAGCCTCGCCTTCGCCATCGGGTCCAGCCACGGGCTGGACCCGGCGCTCAAGGGGGAGGTGCGGGAGCAGCTGAGCCTCTCCCCCATGACCTTCCCCCACGACCTCAGCCGGGTGCTCTTCCTGGAACAGCTCTACCGGGCCTTCACGATCCTGAAGGGCGGACCGTACCACAAGTGA